A portion of the Burkholderia sp. GAS332 genome contains these proteins:
- a CDS encoding Enoyl-CoA hydratase: MTRSNADALLAGNRLTLAGYEARHFGWSVADKVATITLNRPERKNPLTFESYAELRDLFRQLAYATDVKAVVIHGAGENFCSGGDVHDIIAPLIDLPMPELLLFTRMTGDLVKAMRHCPQPIIAAVDGVCAGAGAILAMSSDMRLGTARSKLAFLFSRVGLAGCDMGACAILPRIIGQGRAAELLFTGRSASGDEGHAWGFYNRLCEPAALLEDAQKLAADLVAGPTFAHGITKKMLHQEWSMSIDEAIESEAQAQAICMSTRDFERAYSAFAAKSRPVFEGD, from the coding sequence ATGACACGATCCAACGCCGACGCCCTACTGGCTGGCAACCGCCTGACGCTCGCCGGTTACGAAGCGCGGCACTTCGGCTGGTCGGTCGCCGACAAAGTCGCGACGATCACGCTGAACCGCCCCGAACGCAAAAACCCGCTGACGTTCGAATCGTATGCGGAGTTGCGCGATCTGTTCCGGCAACTCGCCTATGCAACCGACGTCAAGGCCGTCGTCATTCACGGCGCAGGCGAGAACTTCTGCTCCGGCGGCGACGTACACGACATCATCGCGCCGCTGATCGATCTGCCGATGCCGGAACTGCTGCTGTTCACGCGCATGACCGGCGACCTGGTCAAAGCGATGCGCCATTGCCCGCAACCCATCATTGCGGCGGTCGACGGCGTATGCGCCGGCGCCGGTGCAATTCTGGCGATGTCGTCCGACATGCGCCTCGGCACCGCGCGCAGCAAGCTCGCGTTCCTGTTCTCGCGCGTCGGCCTCGCTGGCTGCGATATGGGTGCATGCGCGATCCTGCCGCGCATCATCGGTCAGGGACGCGCCGCCGAATTGCTGTTCACCGGCCGCTCGGCGAGTGGCGACGAAGGCCATGCATGGGGTTTCTATAACCGCCTGTGCGAACCGGCGGCGCTCCTCGAGGACGCGCAAAAGCTCGCCGCCGATCTCGTCGCCGGTCCGACTTTCGCGCACGGCATCACGAAGAAGATGCTGCACCAGGAATGGAGCATGAGCATCGACGAAGCGATCGAATCGGAAGCGCAAGCACAG